Proteins found in one Armatimonadota bacterium genomic segment:
- a CDS encoding ECF transporter S component: MAHARLAPPPARWGVRLTPRDITVSGALGAVAVVLGLVPGLGFIPAPTPAGSATTMHIPVIIAAVLEGPVVGALVGAIFGAFSFTRATIPIFKQPLIAFGPRILIGVVAFLVFRALAARHARLFAAAAVGAGIYTILGPGAVRFLAALAAGRIQPNWLVEGYRTVAAATASSLWLPVAAGVASALLAHALLRGENAAPAAAAVAGTLTNTVGVLTLAVLFGFLPAGAAVLVGATHGLPEVILAVLVTVPVYRAVTAMRGGA; encoded by the coding sequence ATGGCCCACGCCCGCCTCGCCCCCCCGCCTGCACGCTGGGGGGTCCGCCTCACGCCCCGGGACATCACGGTGAGCGGCGCCCTCGGTGCCGTGGCCGTCGTGCTCGGGCTCGTCCCCGGGCTCGGCTTCATCCCCGCCCCCACGCCGGCCGGGAGCGCCACGACCATGCACATCCCGGTGATCATCGCCGCCGTGCTGGAAGGTCCCGTCGTGGGGGCGCTCGTCGGCGCCATCTTCGGGGCCTTCTCCTTCACCCGGGCGACCATCCCCATCTTCAAGCAGCCGCTCATCGCCTTCGGCCCGCGCATCCTCATCGGGGTGGTGGCCTTCCTGGTCTTCCGCGCGCTGGCCGCCCGGCACGCCCGCCTCTTCGCCGCGGCCGCGGTGGGCGCGGGGATCTACACGATCCTCGGCCCCGGGGCGGTGCGCTTCCTGGCCGCGCTGGCGGCGGGACGGATCCAGCCCAACTGGCTCGTGGAGGGCTACCGCACCGTGGCCGCGGCCACCGCCTCGTCGCTCTGGCTGCCGGTGGCGGCGGGGGTGGCCTCCGCCCTCCTCGCCCATGCGCTGCTGCGCGGGGAGAACGCCGCCCCGGCGGCGGCCGCGGTGGCCGGGACGCTCACCAACACCGTGGGGGTGCTCACGCTGGCGGTGCTCTTCGGCTTCCTGCCCGCCGGCGCCGCCGTCCTCGTCGGGGCGACCCACGGCCTCCCCGAGGTGATCCTGGCCGTGCTCGTCACCGTCCCGGTCTACCGCGCCGTCACGGCCATGCGCGGCGGCGCCTGA
- a CDS encoding type III pantothenate kinase — translation MLLAVNINNTLIKLALYRGADLLHHWRIATDRHKTADEYAMLLRALFTSGGAAFGDVGGVAIASVVPPLMDTMERLCRQYLGQVPLVVGPGVRTGMRILYENPKEVGADRICNAVAAYARYGGPVIVVDLGTATTFSVVSAEGDFLGGAIAPGVGISVEALAEHAAQLHRVELVRPRTAIGRSTVAAMQSGIFFGFVGQVEELLRRMQEELGRPAVTVATGGWAELILQECRSIMHHEPLLALEGLRLIYERNREPAPARPSGEGRL, via the coding sequence CTGCTCCTCGCGGTGAACATCAACAACACCCTGATCAAGCTGGCGCTGTACCGGGGCGCGGACCTCCTCCACCACTGGCGCATCGCCACCGACCGGCACAAGACCGCGGACGAGTACGCCATGCTGCTGCGGGCGCTCTTCACCTCCGGGGGGGCGGCCTTCGGGGACGTCGGGGGCGTGGCCATCGCCTCGGTCGTCCCGCCGCTGATGGACACGATGGAGCGCCTCTGCCGCCAGTACCTGGGGCAGGTCCCGCTGGTGGTGGGGCCCGGGGTGCGCACGGGCATGCGCATCCTCTACGAGAACCCCAAGGAGGTGGGGGCGGACCGCATCTGCAACGCCGTCGCCGCCTACGCCCGCTACGGCGGGCCGGTCATCGTCGTCGACCTGGGCACGGCCACGACCTTCTCGGTGGTCTCGGCGGAGGGGGACTTCCTCGGCGGCGCCATCGCCCCGGGGGTGGGCATCTCCGTGGAGGCGCTGGCCGAGCACGCCGCCCAGCTCCACCGCGTGGAGCTGGTGCGGCCGCGCACGGCCATCGGCCGGTCGACGGTGGCGGCGATGCAGTCGGGGATCTTCTTCGGCTTCGTCGGGCAGGTGGAGGAGTTGCTGAGGCGCATGCAGGAGGAACTGGGTCGGCCGGCGGTGACCGTGGCCACCGGGGGGTGGGCGGAGCTGATCCTGCAGGAGTGTCGCAGCATCATGCACCACGAGCCGCTGCTGGCCCTGGAGGGCCTGCGTCTGATCTACGAGCGCAACCGGGAACCCGCACCGGCGCGCCCCTCGGGCGAGGGGCGGCTGTGA